One Gemmatimonadota bacterium DNA window includes the following coding sequences:
- a CDS encoding Ldh family oxidoreductase, whose protein sequence is MAVAGLSRVDARLTADVLIRTDMRGIFTHGTVALRRYVQLMRDGGIDVTAVPEVTNDGPAWARIDARRAVGMVASHYGMTVAMDKAARCGIGMATVRRSNHFGAASAYTVMAVENADRPLIGLAMSNTDVVMNIPGGRGAAIGNNPFSYAVPARSQPPIVLDIAMSTVAGGKVASYQARGEPLPEGWLTDAEGLPTTDPGVFTVTGALTPFSAHKGYGLALLVESLAGVLAGAGVTTDILSWSKVSDDTCDEGHTFMAIDVGTMMPLDDYYDRIDELIRRMRDAPKAAGVQRTYVPGEMELDSEAVSRREGVPLTRMAAENLKGLAEDTGLLDSLPFDLP, encoded by the coding sequence ATGGCCGTGGCGGGACTCTCACGGGTGGACGCCAGGCTGACGGCGGACGTCCTGATCCGCACCGACATGCGCGGGATCTTCACGCACGGCACGGTCGCGTTGAGGCGATACGTACAATTGATGCGCGACGGCGGGATCGATGTAACCGCCGTACCGGAAGTCACGAACGACGGTCCCGCCTGGGCGCGGATCGACGCCCGCCGGGCCGTGGGCATGGTGGCCTCGCACTATGGCATGACGGTGGCCATGGACAAGGCCGCACGCTGTGGGATCGGCATGGCCACGGTTCGCCGGAGCAACCATTTCGGCGCGGCATCGGCCTACACGGTCATGGCGGTAGAAAATGCAGACCGACCCTTGATCGGCCTCGCCATGAGCAATACCGACGTGGTCATGAACATTCCCGGCGGACGCGGCGCGGCCATCGGCAACAATCCCTTCTCCTACGCCGTCCCGGCACGGTCCCAGCCGCCCATCGTGCTGGACATCGCCATGAGCACGGTGGCGGGGGGCAAGGTGGCCTCGTACCAGGCCCGCGGCGAACCGCTCCCGGAGGGATGGCTCACCGATGCGGAAGGGCTTCCGACAACGGATCCCGGCGTATTCACCGTCACCGGCGCCCTGACACCTTTCAGTGCGCACAAGGGCTATGGCCTGGCATTACTGGTGGAATCCCTGGCCGGGGTGCTGGCCGGCGCGGGGGTCACGACGGACATTCTTTCCTGGTCCAAGGTCTCCGACGACACCTGCGACGAGGGACACACCTTCATGGCCATCGACGTGGGCACCATGATGCCGCTCGACGACTACTACGACCGCATCGACGAACTCATCCGCCGCATGCGGGACGCACCGAAAGCGGCCGGAGTGCAACGCACCTACGTGCCCGGGGAGATGGAACTCGACAGCGAAGCGGTTTCCCGGCGCGAAGGCGTTCCGCTCACGCGCATGGCGGCGGAGAACCTCAAGGGCCTGGCCGAAGATACGGGCCTTTTGGACAGTCTGCCCTTCGACCTGCCCTGA
- a CDS encoding nucleoside 2-deoxyribosyltransferase, producing MTTYTVYFAGDLFDHKHLAGNELLAGAVDHRSAGRYACVLPQDLEQASERMVDIRNQDLMQVMACDLGLFNFDGTDLDSGTVVEFMMAKMLDIPSVLLRSDFRASGDQEREGDPWNLMCSFYPRSQTVQFNAMAWYQEARRDGGPGGDTGHGGTEESGPGDGAQAAGWSDRLYNRMADAVIETLDAVRAEPSAFGGDEARISAVYAWAAQFPGSGFDTLCGPGFVEKTIEEKRRKGLL from the coding sequence ATGACGACCTACACCGTGTACTTCGCCGGCGATCTCTTCGACCATAAGCACCTCGCCGGAAACGAACTCCTGGCCGGGGCCGTCGATCACCGGTCCGCCGGTCGTTACGCCTGCGTCCTGCCCCAGGACCTCGAACAGGCGTCGGAACGCATGGTCGACATACGGAACCAGGACCTCATGCAGGTCATGGCCTGTGACCTCGGGCTCTTTAACTTCGACGGGACGGACCTGGACTCGGGCACGGTGGTGGAGTTCATGATGGCCAAGATGCTCGACATCCCATCCGTCCTCCTCCGTTCCGATTTCCGGGCGTCGGGCGACCAGGAACGGGAAGGCGATCCCTGGAACCTGATGTGTTCCTTCTATCCCCGGTCGCAAACGGTCCAGTTCAACGCCATGGCGTGGTACCAGGAAGCGCGCCGGGACGGCGGCCCGGGCGGCGATACGGGGCACGGAGGCACGGAGGAAAGCGGTCCCGGAGACGGTGCACAAGCGGCCGGCTGGTCCGACCGGCTCTACAACCGGATGGCGGACGCCGTCATCGAAACGCTGGACGCGGTACGGGCCGAACCCTCCGCCTTCGGCGGCGACGAAGCGCGGATCAGCGCAGTCTACGCATGGGCGGCGCAGTTTCCGGGCAGCGGGTTCGACACCCTGTGCGGACCCGGATTCGTGGAGAAAACCATAGAGGAAAAGCGTCGCAAAGGGCTGTTGTAA
- a CDS encoding LLM class flavin-dependent oxidoreductase: MGGAVSGQRVRHPVRTRIRGENHRGKASQRAVVNRVTSRSQPGLESNKKRERDMIDYGMFLMPVHDPAKPPGQCYDEDMELLVRSEELGFSEFWIGEHHSSSYENIVMPEIFIGKALGLTSRMRLGAAPVCLPYHHPAHVAGRLAFLDHLSHGRLNICFGPGAIPTDLEMFGIRPEDSGAMVGEAIQMIMTLWTTDPPYDINGRFWQVHVGREVREDLGVGVYLKPLQKPHPPLSVPVIMRDSAGTRIAGQKGYSPFSHHMVAANVLANHWETYAGGAQSAGQEPDRRKWKISRNIFVADTTKEAREMARNNSLGKCLEYIMKLTDLGPGRAFWKRDLDMPDSECTLDYMMDEQVIAGDPDECVRQLHRMMEETGEFGTFIMTAHDWDDREAWINSLELFAKEVMPRFNRSLGYA; encoded by the coding sequence ATGGGCGGCGCAGTTTCCGGGCAGCGGGTTCGACACCCTGTGCGGACCCGGATTCGTGGAGAAAACCATAGAGGAAAAGCGTCGCAAAGGGCTGTTGTAAACCGGGTAACAAGCCGCAGCCAGCCCGGACTGGAATCCAATAAGAAAAGGGAGCGCGACATGATCGACTATGGCATGTTCCTCATGCCGGTGCACGACCCGGCCAAGCCACCGGGACAGTGCTACGACGAAGACATGGAACTGCTGGTGCGATCGGAGGAACTCGGTTTCAGCGAGTTCTGGATCGGCGAGCACCACTCGTCGAGCTACGAGAACATCGTCATGCCCGAGATCTTCATCGGCAAGGCCCTGGGGCTTACCAGCCGCATGCGGCTCGGGGCCGCGCCCGTTTGCCTGCCCTACCACCATCCCGCCCATGTGGCCGGCCGCCTGGCCTTCCTCGATCATCTCTCCCACGGCAGGCTGAACATCTGCTTCGGTCCAGGCGCGATCCCGACCGACCTGGAGATGTTCGGGATCCGGCCCGAGGACTCGGGCGCCATGGTGGGCGAGGCGATCCAGATGATCATGACCCTCTGGACCACCGATCCGCCCTACGACATCAACGGACGGTTCTGGCAGGTGCACGTGGGCCGGGAAGTCCGGGAGGACCTGGGCGTCGGCGTCTACCTCAAACCTCTGCAGAAACCCCACCCGCCCCTGTCCGTGCCCGTGATCATGCGGGATTCGGCCGGGACCCGCATCGCGGGCCAGAAGGGCTATTCTCCCTTCAGTCACCACATGGTCGCCGCGAACGTGCTGGCGAACCACTGGGAGACCTACGCCGGCGGCGCGCAATCCGCCGGACAGGAGCCGGACCGGCGCAAGTGGAAGATCTCCCGCAACATCTTCGTGGCGGATACGACAAAGGAAGCCCGCGAAATGGCGCGGAACAATTCCCTGGGCAAGTGCCTGGAATACATCATGAAGCTCACGGACCTGGGACCGGGACGGGCATTCTGGAAGAGGGACCTGGACATGCCCGACTCCGAATGCACCCTGGACTACATGATGGACGAGCAGGTCATCGCCGGCGATCCCGATGAGTGCGTGCGGCAGCTGCACCGCATGATGGAGGAGACGGGCGAATTCGGCACATTCATCATGACCGCCCACGACTGGGACGACCGGGAGGCCTGGATCAACAGCCTGGAACTGTTCGCGAAAGAAGTCATGCCGCGGTTCAACCGGTCGTTGGGTTACGCCTGA
- a CDS encoding LLM class flavin-dependent oxidoreductase, which produces MNYGMFIMPFHDPVKPAAQCHDEDLELIVRCEELGFTEFWIGEHHTMKYENIVLPEAFIGKALAMTHSIRLGTAPTCLPYHHPAHVASRLAFMDQLSHGRLNLCFGPGSVTTDLELYKIDPKLNSAMAAESAEMILQIWSQDPPYHLKGRFWEIDLEENVDRDTLIGYIHKPLQQPHPPICAPGMSMNSSTMKLAGEKGWFPISANISPGNVVADNWRVYEQAALEAGRTPDRKDWRVSRSIFLADSKEEAARKVRNNSLGRGFEYLGGLFDQGLGRKMLKRDPDMPDSECNLDYLMTEQIIHGDVDEVVRRLDLMREETGDFGTLILMGYDWDDKDSWLRSMDLFVHEVMPRM; this is translated from the coding sequence ATGAACTACGGCATGTTCATCATGCCCTTCCACGACCCGGTCAAACCTGCGGCTCAGTGTCACGACGAGGACCTTGAGCTCATCGTGCGCTGCGAGGAACTGGGTTTCACCGAGTTCTGGATCGGCGAGCACCATACCATGAAGTACGAGAACATCGTCCTGCCCGAGGCCTTCATCGGCAAGGCCCTGGCCATGACCCATTCCATCCGGCTCGGCACCGCGCCCACCTGCCTGCCCTATCACCACCCCGCTCACGTGGCCAGCCGGCTGGCCTTCATGGACCAGCTTTCCCACGGCCGGCTCAACCTGTGCTTCGGTCCGGGCAGCGTGACGACAGACCTGGAGCTCTACAAGATCGATCCGAAGCTCAACAGCGCCATGGCCGCCGAGTCGGCCGAGATGATCCTGCAGATCTGGAGCCAGGACCCGCCCTATCACCTGAAGGGTCGGTTCTGGGAGATTGACCTCGAAGAAAACGTGGACCGCGACACACTGATCGGCTACATCCACAAGCCCCTGCAGCAGCCCCATCCGCCCATCTGCGCCCCGGGGATGAGCATGAATTCCTCCACCATGAAGCTGGCGGGCGAGAAGGGCTGGTTTCCTATCAGCGCGAACATATCCCCGGGCAACGTCGTGGCTGATAACTGGCGGGTGTACGAGCAGGCGGCCCTTGAAGCCGGACGTACGCCGGACCGCAAGGACTGGCGCGTCTCCCGCAGCATCTTCCTGGCGGACAGCAAGGAGGAAGCGGCGCGGAAAGTGCGTAACAATTCTCTGGGCCGAGGCTTTGAATACCTCGGCGGCCTGTTCGACCAGGGTCTGGGACGGAAGATGCTGAAGCGGGACCCGGACATGCCCGATTCGGAGTGCAACCTGGACTACCTGATGACGGAGCAGATCATCCACGGCGACGTGGACGAGGTCGTCCGGCGGCTGGACCTGATGCGGGAGGAAACCGGC